One genomic window of Bacillus mycoides includes the following:
- a CDS encoding ABC transporter permease, whose product MRALWMQCKIEVLRTFRNKLFIFFSLLMPVMFYYIFTNVIQVPQNGDAWKAHYLISMATFSIVGTALFSFGVRLSQEKGQGWTHLLKITPLPEGAYLAAKIIAQTVVNAFSILVIFMAGILINNVELTVGQWIGAGLWLLLGVTPFLALGTVIGSIKKADAAAGLANILNMSLAVVGGLWMPIEVFPKVLRTIGEWTPTYHFGSGAWDIVAGKSIGWENIAVLGGYFLIFVVVSIYIRKRQEAV is encoded by the coding sequence ATGAGAGCACTATGGATGCAATGTAAAATAGAGGTTTTGCGTACGTTCCGTAATAAATTATTTATCTTTTTCTCATTATTAATGCCAGTTATGTTTTACTATATTTTCACAAATGTTATTCAAGTCCCACAAAACGGAGATGCTTGGAAAGCTCATTATTTAATTTCAATGGCGACTTTCAGTATTGTAGGGACTGCACTTTTTAGTTTCGGTGTGAGACTTTCTCAGGAAAAAGGGCAAGGATGGACACATCTTTTAAAAATTACACCACTTCCAGAGGGAGCATATTTAGCAGCAAAGATTATTGCTCAAACAGTAGTGAATGCTTTTTCAATCTTAGTTATTTTTATGGCAGGAATATTAATTAATAATGTCGAGTTAACAGTAGGTCAATGGATTGGTGCCGGATTATGGTTATTATTAGGCGTGACACCATTTTTAGCACTCGGAACAGTAATAGGTTCAATCAAAAAGGCGGATGCAGCTGCTGGCCTGGCTAATATTTTAAATATGAGCTTAGCTGTAGTTGGCGGATTATGGATGCCAATTGAAGTATTCCCAAAAGTATTAAGAACTATTGGAGAATGGACACCAACATATCATTTTGGTAGCGGGGCATGGGATATTGTAGCTGGAAAATCAATTGGATGGGAAAATATCGCGGTACTAGGAGGTTATTTCCTTATATTTGTTGTAGTATCAATATATATAAGAAAAAGACAGGAAGCGGTATAA
- a CDS encoding sensor histidine kinase, which yields MIEKKRIEIFPKYMGFFPYMWLVYLLFPIYNLTQVSGWKLVIGIGMLIVFIVTYRQLYFVQKTFILWACIQMLLTFLFAVFYNPFMIFFGFFTASAMGFAPSKKVFRLLWGLLIVMLGAFTFVNFNQLTTTSLVNIVPMFILMLLTPFGMRNFNQKKMLRNQLNEANEQIKDLVKREERQRIARDLHDTLGHTLSLITLKSQLVEKLIVKNPERASMEAKEITQTSRTALKQLRELISDMRMITVEEELEQIKAILQAANIELEVKQEANSSSLSPIEQNILGMCLREAVTNVVKHSKATVCIVSILESQGELILKVEDNGVGLEEQNHDGNGIRGIKERIALIDGLVEIDTINPGTLLTVKVPVVIRTGKDEVRA from the coding sequence ATGATAGAGAAGAAGAGGATTGAGATTTTTCCAAAATATATGGGATTCTTCCCATATATGTGGCTCGTGTATCTGCTATTTCCAATTTATAATTTAACACAAGTATCAGGATGGAAGCTTGTAATTGGCATCGGTATGTTGATAGTTTTCATTGTCACATACCGTCAACTTTATTTCGTTCAAAAGACGTTCATTTTATGGGCATGTATTCAAATGTTACTAACCTTTTTATTTGCTGTATTTTATAATCCTTTTATGATTTTCTTTGGATTTTTTACGGCAAGTGCGATGGGATTTGCACCAAGTAAAAAAGTATTTCGATTGTTGTGGGGCCTGTTAATTGTAATGCTGGGAGCTTTTACATTTGTAAACTTTAATCAACTAACAACTACAAGTTTAGTGAATATAGTTCCAATGTTTATTTTAATGCTCCTTACACCATTTGGAATGCGCAACTTTAACCAAAAAAAGATGTTAAGAAATCAACTAAACGAAGCAAACGAGCAAATCAAAGACTTAGTAAAACGTGAAGAACGTCAGCGAATTGCAAGAGATCTTCATGACACATTAGGACACACACTATCTCTTATTACTTTAAAAAGTCAGCTTGTTGAGAAGTTAATTGTGAAAAATCCGGAGCGGGCAAGTATGGAAGCGAAGGAAATTACACAAACATCTCGTACCGCTTTAAAGCAGCTGAGGGAATTAATTTCTGATATGCGCATGATTACAGTAGAAGAAGAGCTTGAGCAAATAAAAGCGATTTTGCAAGCAGCCAATATTGAATTGGAAGTAAAGCAGGAGGCTAATTCTAGTTCGTTATCGCCAATCGAGCAGAATATTTTAGGTATGTGTTTACGTGAGGCAGTTACGAATGTAGTGAAGCATAGTAAGGCGACAGTGTGCATTGTTTCTATATTAGAATCACAAGGTGAATTGATTTTAAAAGTAGAAGATAATGGCGTCGGTTTAGAGGAGCAAAATCATGATGGAAACGGCATTCGTGGTATAAAGGAACGAATTGCCTTAATTGACGGTCTAGTGGAGATAGATACGATTAATCCGGGGACGCTATTAACAGTAAAAGTACCAGTTGTCATTAGAACAGGAAAAGATGAGGTGAGGGCATGA
- a CDS encoding response regulator transcription factor, whose amino-acid sequence MIRIIIAEDQRMLRGALGALLDLEDDMEVIGQAANGEEALKLIESLKPDISIMDIEMPIQSGLDVAEILKKEKSLCKVMILTTFARPGYFERAMKAGVHGYLLKDSPSEDLAAAIRNVMKGKREVSQDLMFGLWQEQNPLSDREKEVLLLAKEGKTANEIAKTLYLSPGTVRNYISEVLTKLDAKNRIEAITIAEEKGWI is encoded by the coding sequence ATGATTCGAATTATTATTGCGGAAGATCAACGGATGCTTCGTGGTGCATTAGGAGCCCTACTTGATTTAGAAGATGATATGGAAGTGATTGGGCAAGCTGCGAACGGGGAAGAGGCGTTAAAATTAATTGAATCGTTAAAGCCGGATATAAGTATTATGGATATTGAAATGCCGATTCAAAGTGGTTTAGATGTTGCTGAAATTTTAAAGAAAGAAAAATCATTATGCAAAGTAATGATTTTAACAACATTTGCAAGGCCAGGGTATTTTGAAAGGGCGATGAAAGCTGGTGTGCACGGATATTTGTTAAAAGATAGTCCGAGTGAAGATTTAGCCGCAGCAATTCGTAATGTAATGAAGGGAAAACGAGAGGTTTCTCAAGATTTAATGTTTGGTTTATGGCAGGAGCAAAATCCATTATCAGATCGTGAAAAAGAAGTATTGTTACTTGCTAAAGAAGGAAAGACGGCAAATGAAATTGCGAAAACACTTTATCTTTCACCGGGTACAGTACGTAATTATATTTCCGAAGTGTTAACGAAGCTCGACGCGAAAAATAGAATTGAGGCAATTACAATTGCGGAAGAAAAGGGATGGATATAA
- a CDS encoding M28 family metallopeptidase, with amino-acid sequence MRKSLKQKIVSSLLAVSLAVSLAPIGQAKADSTSEITQTPPITKQVDANRAIEHIRFLSETIGPRPGGTKSEEWASRYVGMKLKSLGYEVEYQPFQVPDQYVGFIESPLGTKRNWQAGAAPSALISTEAVTAPLIFVQGGTKLDDIPNEVNGKIVLFERGATVADYNKQVENAVSKGAKGVLLYSLIGGRGNYGQTFNPRLTKKQSIPVFGLAYAQGNAFKEEIAKKETTILSLKARHESNLTSLNVIAKKKPKNSTGNEKAVVVSSHYDSVVGAPGANDNASGTGLVLELARAFQNVETDKEIRFIAFGSEETGLLGSDYYVNSLSQKERDRILGVFNADMVATNYDKAKNLYAMTPDGSTNLVTDAALQAGKQLNNDLVLQGKFGSSDHVPFAEVDIPSALFIWMGVDSWNPLIYHIEKVYHTPQDNVFENISPERMKMALEVIGTSVYNSLQPTVKTGQKAA; translated from the coding sequence ATGAGAAAATCACTGAAACAAAAAATAGTAAGCTCCTTGCTTGCTGTATCACTCGCCGTTAGCTTAGCTCCAATCGGACAAGCAAAAGCTGATTCCACGTCAGAAATTACACAGACTCCACCTATTACAAAACAAGTTGATGCAAACCGCGCCATCGAGCATATCCGTTTCTTATCCGAAACAATCGGTCCCCGTCCAGGTGGTACAAAATCAGAAGAATGGGCTTCTCGCTATGTTGGTATGAAACTTAAATCATTGGGATATGAAGTAGAGTATCAGCCCTTTCAAGTGCCGGATCAATACGTTGGATTTATCGAATCACCATTAGGGACAAAGCGTAATTGGCAAGCTGGTGCTGCTCCAAGTGCACTAATTTCTACAGAGGCTGTTACAGCTCCGCTTATCTTTGTTCAAGGTGGTACAAAATTGGACGATATTCCAAATGAGGTAAACGGAAAAATTGTTTTATTCGAAAGAGGGGCAACAGTAGCAGATTATAATAAACAAGTTGAAAATGCTGTTAGTAAAGGGGCAAAAGGTGTTCTTTTATACAGCTTAATTGGAGGTCGTGGAAACTACGGACAAACTTTCAATCCTCGCTTAACTAAAAAGCAGTCTATCCCTGTCTTTGGTCTTGCTTATGCTCAAGGAAATGCATTTAAAGAAGAAATCGCTAAAAAAGAGACAACAATACTTTCCCTAAAAGCGAGACATGAATCTAATTTAACATCCCTAAATGTCATCGCTAAAAAGAAACCCAAAAATAGTACAGGTAATGAAAAAGCTGTCGTTGTAAGTTCACACTATGATAGTGTCGTTGGAGCACCTGGGGCAAATGATAATGCTTCTGGTACAGGATTAGTATTAGAATTAGCTCGTGCTTTTCAAAATGTAGAAACTGATAAAGAAATTCGTTTTATTGCTTTTGGTTCTGAGGAAACTGGCTTACTTGGCTCTGATTATTATGTTAATAGTCTGTCCCAAAAGGAACGCGATCGAATTTTAGGTGTCTTTAACGCAGACATGGTTGCAACAAATTATGATAAAGCAAAGAATTTATATGCTATGACCCCTGATGGTTCAACAAACCTTGTAACAGATGCTGCCTTACAAGCAGGTAAACAATTAAATAATGATCTCGTTCTTCAAGGAAAATTTGGCTCTAGTGATCACGTACCATTTGCTGAAGTGGATATTCCTTCTGCACTATTTATTTGGATGGGCGTCGATAGTTGGAATCCATTAATCTATCATATCGAAAAGGTATATCACACGCCTCAAGATAACGTATTTGAGAACATTTCACCAGAACGTATGAAAATGGCATTAGAAGTCATTGGAACTAGTGTTTATAATAGTCTTCAACCTACTGTGAAAACAGGACAGAAAGCTGCTTAA
- a CDS encoding ABC transporter ATP-binding protein encodes MEKIIEVNGVSKTFKHKKAVNNVSFHVNKGQIVALLGPNGAGKTTTISMMLGLKDPTEGNVSIFGKSPKHRDVRNSLGAMLQEVSVIDSITVEEAIELFRSYYTNPVAKETLLQLSNLESERKQRCEKLSGGQKRRLNFALALAGNPELLFLDEPTVGMDITSRKTFWETIRKLASEGKTIILTTHYLEEADALADRILLFANGKIIADGTPDEMKATISRKTISFYSKESIPMGLLKELPNVTGVQSNEGRIILTTEDTDATLQAIYQKNLPVTDISVERGSLDEAFEQFVANQKGEIA; translated from the coding sequence ATGGAAAAGATTATTGAAGTAAATGGTGTTTCTAAAACATTTAAACATAAAAAAGCAGTAAATAACGTTTCATTTCATGTAAATAAAGGGCAAATAGTAGCATTACTCGGTCCAAATGGTGCGGGGAAAACAACGACAATTTCAATGATGCTCGGATTAAAAGACCCGACAGAGGGGAATGTCTCTATATTTGGAAAGAGTCCGAAGCACAGAGATGTTCGTAATAGCCTCGGTGCGATGCTACAAGAAGTAAGTGTGATTGATAGTATCACGGTAGAAGAAGCAATCGAGTTATTCCGTAGTTATTATACGAATCCAGTAGCGAAAGAAACATTACTTCAGTTATCAAATTTAGAATCAGAGCGAAAGCAAAGATGTGAGAAATTATCGGGTGGCCAAAAGAGAAGGTTAAATTTTGCACTGGCACTTGCAGGAAATCCAGAGTTGTTATTTTTAGATGAGCCGACAGTTGGAATGGATATTACGTCTCGAAAAACATTTTGGGAAACGATTAGAAAGTTAGCAAGTGAAGGGAAAACGATTATTTTAACGACGCACTATTTAGAAGAGGCAGATGCTTTAGCGGATCGGATTTTATTATTTGCGAACGGAAAGATCATCGCAGATGGTACGCCAGATGAAATGAAAGCGACGATTTCTCGAAAAACGATTTCGTTTTATTCAAAAGAAAGTATCCCTATGGGCTTGCTAAAGGAATTGCCGAATGTAACAGGAGTACAGTCAAATGAGGGGCGGATTATTTTAACAACGGAGGATACTGATGCCACGTTACAAGCAATTTATCAAAAGAACTTACCTGTAACAGATATTTCAGTTGAACGTGGAAGTCTCGACGAAGCATTTGAACAGTTTGTCGCAAATCAGAAGGGGGAAATCGCATGA
- the map gene encoding type I methionyl aminopeptidase, protein MIQSDKISIRGRTVVFMIIRNEQDLEGLRKIGRIVALAREEMKKQAKPGMTTKELDLIGKKVLDEHGAISAPEKEYKFPGVTCISVNEEVAHGIPSDRVLKEGDLVNVDVSAALDGYYADTGISFVLGEDEEKEKLCQAAVDSFWEAMKKVKAGSKQNQIGRAVSNFAHKSGYNVIQNLTGHGIGLSLHEAPNHILSYYDPMDNALLKDGLVIAVEPFISMKADHIIERGDDGWTFVTPDKSLVAQCEHTVVVTRGEPIILTQL, encoded by the coding sequence ATGATACAATCGGATAAGATATCTATTCGAGGAAGGACAGTGGTTTTCATGATTATTCGTAATGAACAAGATTTAGAAGGTTTACGAAAAATCGGCCGCATCGTTGCACTTGCACGCGAAGAAATGAAAAAACAAGCGAAGCCAGGTATGACAACGAAAGAGCTTGATTTAATTGGTAAAAAAGTATTAGATGAGCATGGTGCTATTTCAGCGCCTGAAAAAGAATATAAATTCCCAGGTGTAACTTGCATTAGTGTAAACGAAGAAGTTGCTCACGGCATTCCAAGCGATCGCGTATTAAAAGAAGGCGATTTAGTAAACGTAGACGTATCGGCAGCACTTGACGGCTATTATGCAGATACAGGTATCTCATTTGTTCTTGGAGAAGATGAAGAAAAAGAAAAGCTTTGCCAAGCAGCAGTAGACTCATTTTGGGAAGCAATGAAAAAGGTAAAAGCTGGATCAAAACAAAATCAAATTGGTCGTGCTGTTTCTAACTTTGCACATAAAAGTGGATATAACGTTATTCAAAACTTAACTGGTCACGGCATCGGTCTTAGCTTACACGAAGCCCCAAATCACATCTTAAGCTACTATGATCCAATGGATAATGCACTTCTAAAAGACGGCCTTGTTATCGCTGTAGAGCCATTTATCTCTATGAAAGCTGATCATATTATCGAACGCGGTGATGATGGTTGGACATTCGTTACACCAGATAAAAGCCTTGTTGCACAATGTGAACATACAGTTGTTGTCACTCGTGGCGAGCCAATTATTTTAACTCAACTATAA